The genomic stretch CTGGATTTCAGTGGGCACTGTGTGCAGCACACAGGGAGAGGCATGAACGGTAGATGAAATGATCTGGCTATCAAACTCCCAGGTACTGTGCTCTCTCCCAATGTCTTTGGTTGGCACACTTAGCCTCTCAGTGCTTGCTTTCTTCACACACAGTGAGGGATTTGGAGTAGGCATTTCGCAACATCTGGAAACAGCTGTAAGGAGTGGGGTGGCAATGAATGTACTGTGCAGATAGAACTATAACACACGCTATTGACTGAGTAATTCAACAGACACCCTCAGCACCTTCTCACCTGCCTCTACTCAAGAAGGGACTGGGGAAGTTCAATATGCTTTTGTCATTCTTGGTTGACATTAAGGAGCAATGGTTTCCAACCTGGCTAATGGGATGTAATGCGATATCACTATGGGATGCTTTCAGAAAACCTGTTGCTCAGTTAATGAAAGGAAGAAATCCAGTTCACTGGcgctgtctctctccatctcactcTTTTACTGCAGACTTGATGTCTGGCCCCCTGTGGAAATGTGGGACCTCTATATTGTGCCAACCCACCTATGTAGAATCCACTGCAAAGTTCAAGTTATCACAGGTCACAGCGGAAATGTCGTATGTGAAGCAGCAGCCTGTTTCCTGGTCTGAAGGACAACGCTGCAGGAATACCGTCAGCTTGCCTACGTTTTCCCTCTCTACTGGTTCATCTGGCTGTCACAGGGACAACAGCCAGACCCATAGCCTCTCCAGCTCTTGCCATTTCCCTCCTCTAGTTTCTTCAAGTCCTAAGCCAAGGGCATCTGCAGCTCATCCAGGACAGGGATTATTGAGGCGGAAGCTTGGGAGACATACACAGATCCAATCTGTCCTCAAAAAAGTCAGTTGTTCATGAACTCATGTGTCTGCAAAGGTTCCAGTCTGTTTTGCTGTCTACCAGCCATAACcagttttctctctttcctgcctTTTAGGCTAATCTACACTGACTTTAAGTTCAACACAGGAGCCAAGGATGGCAAACAGCCTTGTATGGACACCCCCTACCAGCTCCCACACTGTGTCCAAGTGCTGGGCAGCAATGTCCTACAGAACTTCAGTGATGACAGGAGCATTTTATGAATGAGCTACTCAACATGAATGCTAATAGTCTCATgtagaattaaaaatttaaagtgtACTTAATgcaactgaaaaaagaaattcttactCTTTAAATAGTCTGATGTGGATAATGACTGCAATATTGGAAAATGTGGGCCTTGTGCCTAACAATAATTtccttattcttttctttctttctttattcttccttccatttctcatataaataaaacatatttaatgtatttcatatatgcagTTATAAGCCTGTAACGATACTTCCTACCCTTCTTAtctcccctccttctttcttttttttcttttaatttttacaatagtatatttTCATTCTACTTTACAGTCTCaggcttaatcctccactaaattaaaaattcaacaagTGGAAAGACCACTGCTGTGCAGAAGTAAAAACAAGGGTTAAAAATGACAAGCATATCTGAAGATATCaatttcacatacacacacacagtactcTATAGATTAGCTtcaaatcaaagaaaacaaaatatttgtatttttaggaCTGTgtaatttcactaagcataatggtcttcagCTGCAcacatttttgttgcaaaagacagaatttcattcttttttatggttgagtaatATCCCATCAcgtatatgtaccacattttctttattcaggcaTAAGCTGGTGCACATCTGGTTTGATTCCATGTTTTAGCTATGTGGATGAAGCTACTTTATACATGGGAGAATTCCACCTTGTTTAACACTCTTTGGATTCTTTTTGGTTATATCTGGATTGATGCATGCAGTGGCTGGTTGCTCCGTGAGAAAAAAGAGCATGGAGACACAAACAAGCAAGCTGGAAACGACAGGGCTGCAGGTCTGACAGAGCCTGGGTCCTGAGCCCCCAGCAGCCCGCAACCTCCGAAATTAGAACCCCATAGTGGGTCCTTCCATCAAGTCCTGTCACTCTGTTTTGGTGACTTCTGTTTCCTTCAGGGGAATGATGTCATCATGTGTAGGATACCACAGGACACAGATAGTGGTCCTAGGTCTCCATATGGGAATAAAATGTATTTGTACATgcaggaaacagaaaatgaaggtTTAAAGCAGTCTTTTGAAAAAGGCAAGTAACATAAATAGAATTATCAGCAAGAATGGAAGTTGGCTTTCTCCCCATGCCGCTCTCCTCCTTCATGTTTATCTTTGCTTGCTCTTGAAGAATGACCAGCGCTAACTGACCTTCCACTGTCCTCTGAGTGCATggatacaaaaatgaaaactaggAGCTTTGGACGCTAAGCAGTATTTTAGTCAGAGAAACCGAAccaatgtgtgtgtataatatgtaTTCTATGTAACAACACCATATAGTCAAATATTGCTTAACAAAAGGAATATGTTCCAAGAAATGCACAGTTATGGCAATTTTTGATTGTGTAAAACACACATCATCAAGTGCACTTGCAACAACAAGCATAGCTATAAGTACAACCTCATGAGACCACGATCATTGATAGAAATATCATTAAGAGGTGCATGactacatatatgcacatatatcaaACACATTTGTTATAAATTCATGTAATATAACTGTTATATCATCTTTATACATTGCATTAAATGTGTAATAAATATGATTCTTATAATCACTTAGAGATTTATCCCATagaattatatatagatatatagatctAATAAAATCTATACAGGTACATATATTATCTATAAATGTAGATAATATTTATAgctataaataatacataaatcattCCAGTTCTTTGCTGATATATACTATACAACTATATATGgagatacacatacatataacacataaatatacatataggTATACATCACAGAATATATAATCACATATATTATTACATACAAATAATATATGTATTAGAATGAATGGATTTgggctggtatggtggctcaATAGACCAATCCTCTGTCTGCTAGTGCCAGCAACCAATatatatcctagctgctccacttcagatccagctccctgtttataacctggagaagcagtagagaatggcccaagtccttgggcccctgaacccatgtggaagattagaggaagctcctggttcctggtttaagattggctcagctccagctgttgcagccatttgtggagtgaaccaataaatggatgattttttccctttctctgtaaaatgtgcctttcaaataaatataaacaaattttagaaaagaaaagaaaggaaagaagagaaaagaaaagtatGGGCTAACAGAATTCTGGAGATGGAGAGGTGCCAGGCCTTGGCCACACACAAGCAAGAGACCCTTGTGTGTCTGATGTAGCAGAAATCCAAGAAGCAGAGTCCATGGTACATTCCAGTAATTCCAGTGAATATTTGAAAGCATGTGATCTGGGAGCACTGTGGGCAGGAGTTCCACGTCCCAACTCAAGCCATAAGACTGACAGCAAAACTCCACCTTCCCTCATCTTTTGAGGTCTATTCAAGATCCCAAGAGATGGGATGGGGTCCCTAGCGCGAGGAGGGTTAACTCAAACACTATCTCTTCCAGGAATAccctcacagacacacccagggaggtggggaggtggggggggggggagactgCCACCAGTTCTCTAAACATGGTAAAGTCCAGGGAAGTTGACACACAAGTGACACATCGTGTGGTGTCCCAAGATACAAAAGCCCTACACACAGGGACTGAAGAATAAATGACAGGCCCCATGGCTCCATTCAAGATCTAAAAGTGTTAATCCATTTTCTGTTAAGAAACTCCAGTGTCTGAGCACCAAAATTATGTCAAAATGCTGATGGTCGGATTAGAAATAGGAAAAGCAGCTTTTAAAGTAAAAAGCTGGGGCAACTGACAAATAAACTAAAGCCGGATTTGGACTCACAGCAATGCATCTGAGCCAGCTGAGAAGCGGGGGTGGCAAATGAATCAAGCCTTCGAGTCAGACATCATGGAACACAGGCTTGCTGAACCCAACATACACAAGCACTCTACAGAAAGTTATCGAAAACTCCACTTCTAAAATTTATTCAGGtgcaactaaaaaagaaaaaaatcatgcaggGGCCACTGCAGTggttcagcaggctaatcctctaccctgtggtactagcatcccatatagttgttggtttgtgtcccagtcactccacttcccatccagctccctgcctgtggcctgggaaagcagtggaggatggcccaaggccttgggctcctgaatccatgtaggagagccagaagaggctcctggctctcagttttggatcagttcagctctagggagtgaaccagtggagggaagactttctctgtgtatctgcttctctctgtaaaatcttcctttcaaataaaaataaataaatcttttaaaactccTGCATAGGTTTTTCCCATAATACATGTTGCCCAAGAACTCTGATGATCCCTTGTGTGTGCTGCTCTGTCCAAATGTCAGAAACAGATAAACAGTCATTTGAGTGTTTGGCAGCACGCACAGCTGAGTGACATAGCAGAGTAACTGGCAGGACAATTGTCCCCAACATCAGCAGGAGCCCTCTCTGCTTGTTCCCTTCTCAGTGCCTTTCCGTGTAGCCTTAGGGCCAGAAGGAACTTGTCATTCTGACCCCACGCCCCCCCATTCAAAACCTGTTTCCAGGCACCTGAGCTCATGGGAAACTCCATGTTCAAATGCTGATCCTAAGCTCAATTCCAAGTTTCTTTCCTGGCCCCGTCAACTCCAAGATCAACTGTATAATTGGCATGCCTGTCCTGGGCCCACAAGGTGGCTTTGTGGGAAAAGGTAGAGATCATCAGATGCTGCGATGTGTACCCACTCCTGTGCAAGCCTGCTTTGATGCAGGACTGAGATGAATGAAGGTTGTGAAGAAATGGGAAGGGTGTGGAGGTGAGGGTTTGCAGATTGCACTTTTGTGCTGGTACCCTAACTGCCCAAAACCAGGGGCAGGCCTACCACCAGAGTCGCTGCAGAGCAAAGTCAAACACCAAGATTTAGAGTTCCAGGAGTACTTTTGGCTGTTGTGAGAATTGTTATAGAAGCGGAAACGTGTTTGAAAAACAAGCACTGTGTGAATTCTCTCAATCAACAACTTCCTTGTTCAACAGCCACGCTGCAATGCAGGGTCACCCTGTCTATGCCAGTTCCCTCACATTTTCCTTCTGAGCAACACTTGGCATCCCTATCATCTCTCCATTGCTCGGGGAGATATGGGACAGAGAAATAATCAGCAATTAAAGGTGGAGGACAGAAGATGGTGACCTGTAACCATAAACCATGAAACAGAAACCATAAACAATGAAAACCATAGAGTTAAGAGACCCTCTCTTGGAGCCCCCTGCTGTGGCTCATTATGTTAACCTACTGCCTGCCTGGAATACCTGCAGAGTATTAATAatacctggcccagttctggctacttCAACTCCtagctaatacacctgggaagacagcaaaggatggcacagatacttgggctcctgccacccatatgggagcaaggacggagttccaggatcctggtttctgagttcatttggaggagtgagccaacagatgtaagatctttttctttgcctctctctgtaaactctgcctttgaagtgaCTAAGATAATTCTGGGGTGGTGGAAGATATTCTCCCAGAATCGCTGTCACACACGTAAAGTGTAGGGACGAAAGAGTGACTCTGCTGTGTGCAACGAGGCCTGGAGTATGTTTTCGCTTGCCTCACAGACCAGAATCAAAGCGAGCTAAACCGTTCCGGAGAAGCAGTCGGATGTATGCAGCCAGGTAGGCTCTCCAGCTGCTTTTTCCTTTAGGTCAACATCAGCATTTCTTTTCTTGCCTATGGCTTCCCTGTGGGCATCCATCAACTTCCCAGTCCTCCTCCCTGACCAGAGTAAGTAACATCTTTCTTGCAGAATTGACTACTTACGCTCTCAAATGGAACCTTTGGTTTTACAATAAAGCCATTCCCAGGATTCTACCTTTCTGATAGTAAGTAGCAGGCCACCATTTTGAATCTGCAACCGGCCGCTTTACCAGGAAGGGGGTTTTTGGGTACGTCTTGCACGGTTCACTGAACACGGAGGGCTGAATGGTTAACTGGCCTGTCAACCTTTTCTTGCAAGATGGAACCAGGAATCCAGAGCAATGATGTACAATGGTTTTCAGGCTCTGGCCACAAACAATTCGACATAATTACAAGGAACAttcctctgtgttttgttttggtttctctctaACCCCCTCCCCAGAGATTGCTTAAACAAGCGGTTATCCCTTAGGGTGTTGACATAGGAAAAGGCGGAATGCCAGCCACGGCACGGCAGCGGCCCTGCGTGCAACAGGCGGCTCGGTGGCGCGCGGCTGCCGTTGTGCTGGCACCCGGCTCGCTCTCACTTCCTCCTCGCTTCCGTCCCACCCTTTCAGCGTATCTTCCTGACAAGGGTGAAAATAACGTGTGGTTTTTACTTCGAGCAGCTGCCTGCTGTGCCCTTCTTCGTCACAGCTAGTCGAGGAACTGGCTCCTCCTAACTCCTCCGCTTGGCCGTCCCGCGGACCCCGCCTTCTGTACTTCCCGCATTGACCCAGCCAAAAAGTCTCCAAGCGCTCTGCCGCCACTGGACGCCTCCTAGTCTTGGTTAGAAGACCACGCGGTTTCCAGCGCGGGACGCCAGCGGGGAGTCAGAGACTccactccctccctgcctccagctCGCACGCGCCTGCCCTGCGAGTGCCCCATCCGtcctctccccatcccccccGTGCGTGCTCCCCTAGGAACTCGCAGCGCCTGGGCGAGGGTGACGCGTCCCGCCTGGCCCGCAGCTCGCGGGCGCTGGTCTTTTTTTGCACGGCCGGAACGCACCACTCCCAGGCCAGAACCGGACGGCGCGGGGGAGCAAGTGGAGGTTCCTCTTTGAGCGCGCGGGCTTCCCGCCCGCTGGAAGAGAATAGGTGTTGGCCACCTCGGAGCGCGCTCGGATGCTGGAACGACGCAGTCACTGGACACACTGCGGGAGCCCCGGGACAAGGCGGCCCAGGGCAAGGACTGGGGCCGGAAGGGGGCTCAGGATTTTGGTCCCTCCCCTTTTCCCTTCGGGTCTCGGAGCGCTCAGGCTCTCAGACCCTCCTGCGCCCAGGTGTACGCCGGGAGAGGAGGGAGCACCTCTCCGCCGCGCACCCCACCATCATGGGCAATGTCTCCAATGACTCCGGGGCGGAGGACTGCGAGACGCGACAGTGGCTCCCCTCCGGCGAGAGCCCGGCCATCAGCGCGGTGATGTTCTCGGCCGGGGTGCTAGGGAACCTCATCGCGCTGGCGCTGCTGGCACGCCGCTGGCGGGCAGACGTTGGGCGCAACGCGGGCCGCGGGAACTCGCTCTCCTTGTTCCACGTGCTGGTGACTGAGCTGGTGTTCACCGATCTGCTCGGGACCTGCTTCATCAGCCCGGTGGTGCTGGCTTCCTACGCGCGCAACAAGACCCTGGTGGCTCTGGCGCCCCACAGTCGCGTGTGCACCTACTTCGCCTTCGCCATGACTTTCTTCAGTTTGGCCACGATGCTCATGCTTTTCGCCATGGCTCTGGAGCGCTACCTATCCATCGGGCACCCCTACTTCTATCAGCGCCGAGTCACCCGTCGCGGGGGTCTGGTCGTGCTGCCTGCCATCTACGGCATCTCCCTGCTCTTCTGCGCGCTGCCGCTGCTGGACTATGGAGAATACGTGCAGTACTGCCCGGGGACTTGGTGCTTCATCCGACATGGGCGTTCCGCGTACCTGCAGCTCTACGCcaccctgttgctgctgcttatCGTAGCCGTGCTCGCCTGTAACCTTAGCGTCATCTCCAACCTCATCCGCATGCATCGCCGCGCCAGGAGGAGCCGCTGCGGACCAGCTGCTGGCAGTGGCCGGAGCGGCCTCGGGATCCGCAGGAGGGGCGAGAGGGTGTCGGTGGCGGAGGAGACGGACCACCTGATTCTCCTGGCCATCATGACCATCACCTTCGCCGTGTGCTCTTTACCCTTCACGGTAAGTCTCACTCTGTACCCACTGTCCAGCCCTGGGCAACTTGCGCTTCCCTTGGcccctaaacatttttttcccactttccCACTTGGTGAAGCTCCCTGACCTTCCCCTCTGGTATCTCACCTttaccctccctccttccttccccccagTACTGGCACACGGGTGTCGCTAAGCAATTGCATCCTGCAGGTGACTGCGGTCCCCGCTTGGCCCAGGTCCCTTTCTAGAGACAGTGTCGCTTTCCCATATATGGAcagcctggcctgggaccttataTCCTGACTACCCGATGGACTTGAGTTGTAGTTGGGTGCTAGTTTTCTCCACTGCCTCCTGTTTCTGCCAGGGCAAGATGTAGTATTCCAGTGTATTCTGGCTGTAGCTGTAGAGGGTCCCTGGGGCAAAAGCTCATACTGTCCCTTGCTTGTCCTGCAAGTTCAGCAAACATCTACTTTATAGGCTTCCAGGTTCACACGTTGGAGTTCACCTCTGTGTGGTGGGGAATATTCATAATGTCCCCAGTATGGAAACTGGAGGGAGAGACCCACTGCTTTCACAAACTCCTTACTAAGCTTTGGTGGTTCCTCCAAGACAGGCTTTTGGAATCTTACAGAGTATCCTCACTCTGCTGCTGTCAAGTACTCATAGCTGTTAAAGCCACACAGAGGAATGTCTGGTCTGTCCTAGGGAagcggaagtggagctgccccctggaaccaaaagccaggagctcaggtactggcgggggggaggaggggacttCCTGAGCAGTAAGTTCTACCGGGCTGTGAGTCTGAGTTTCCTAAAGCACCTGAAGCAACAGAACACCAAGCTTGCAGGGAGTGTGCAGTTGGGGAAAGGAGAGGGATGGAAAGGCCTGTTGTTTTAGCAGGTCTGGCTGGCAGAAGCTTTGCTTCCTGTGACTGTGGTCTGTTCCTGCTTAGGGATGGCCAAAAACACAGGTCCTAAAAACGCC from Ochotona princeps isolate mOchPri1 chromosome 6, mOchPri1.hap1, whole genome shotgun sequence encodes the following:
- the PTGER2 gene encoding prostaglandin E2 receptor EP2 subtype, with translation MGNVSNDSGAEDCETRQWLPSGESPAISAVMFSAGVLGNLIALALLARRWRADVGRNAGRGNSLSLFHVLVTELVFTDLLGTCFISPVVLASYARNKTLVALAPHSRVCTYFAFAMTFFSLATMLMLFAMALERYLSIGHPYFYQRRVTRRGGLVVLPAIYGISLLFCALPLLDYGEYVQYCPGTWCFIRHGRSAYLQLYATLLLLLIVAVLACNLSVISNLIRMHRRARRSRCGPAAGSGRSGLGIRRRGERVSVAEETDHLILLAIMTITFAVCSLPFTIFAYMNETSSRKEKWDLLALRFLSVNSIIDPWVFAILRPPVLRLMRSVLCCRTSLRTQDAMQTSCSTQSNASKQTDLCRK